In Oncorhynchus clarkii lewisi isolate Uvic-CL-2024 chromosome 2, UVic_Ocla_1.0, whole genome shotgun sequence, one DNA window encodes the following:
- the LOC139370338 gene encoding DCC-interacting protein 13-beta produces MPAVHKLLLEEALQDSPQTRSLLSVFEEDAGTLTDYTNQLLQSMQRVYGAQSEMGLATEQLSSQLLEYEKQNFALGKGDEEVISTLQQFARTVGELNTLHSELASQMADRMIFPMIQFREKDLTEISTLREVFGIASDEHEAAMVKYSRLPKKKENEKVKAELVGEVAYSRRKQHQASMQYYCALNALQYRKRVAMLEPMLGYTQAQIHFYKKGMDLVSKKMDSFLVSVSSMTQSIQAQLDSEAEAMRLTQRELLSMEDTVYMPDRDPVPVNRTLIQKAGYLNIRNKTGLVTTAWDRLYFFTQGGNLMCQPRGAVAGGMVLDLDNTSVMAVECEDRRYCFQITSPSGKTSMILQAESKKEYEEWICTLNNISRQIYLTDNPEAVAIRLNQTAIQAVTPITSFERRGEGSPNPDRAKPGGVQSSSSAPEAEDLIVPGTPIQFDIMLPASEFQDQNRVGGRRTNPFGETDDDCSPESDDSLLQQVFAVRFLGSMAVRSGQTQEVIYEAMRQVLAARAIHNIFRTTESHLMVTSSCLRLIDPRTQVTRISFQLQEVTQFAAHQENGRLMGFVVEGRDWSEGTEEGEPSFSAFVFESNTEGEKICYTISLGKDIIEAKKDPEALAQLMKNMPLTNDGKFLLLDSETGDTANGGAPDEEESEA; encoded by the exons ACTCGCTCCTTGCTCAGTGTGTTTGAGGAAGATGCGGGAACACTCACAGACTACACCAACCAGCTGCTTCAGTCTATGCAGAGGGTTTATGGAgcccag AGTGAGATGGGATTGGCTACAGAACAGCTGTCCAGTCAGCTACTGGAATATGAGAAGCAA AATTTTGCCCTTGGTAAAGGTGACGAGGAGGTGATCAGCACACTGCAGCAATTTGCCAGAACTGTGGGGGAG CTGAACACACTACACTCAGAGCTGGCCTCTCAGATGGCTGACAGAATGATTTTTCCCATGATCCAGTTCAGAGAGAAAGACCTTACAG AGATAAGCACATTAAGAGAAGTATTTGGCATCGCCTCTGATG AACACGAGGCTGCCATGGTCAAGTACAGCAGACTGCCCAAGAAGAAGGAGAATGAGAAG GTGAAGGCAGAGTTGGTGGGGGAGGTGGCCTACTCCAGGAGGAAGCAGCACCAGGCCTCCATGCAGTATTACTGTGCCCTCAATGCCCTGCAGTACCGCAAGAGAGTAGCTATGCTGGAGCCCATGCTGGGATACACACAGGCCCAG ATCCATTTCTATAAGAAAGGCATGGATCTAGTCTCAAAGAAAATGGACAGCTTCCTGGTGTCAGTGTCCAGCATGACACAAAGTATCCAGGCTCAGTTGGACTCGGAGGCTGAGGCCATGCGTCTGACCCAGCGAGAGCTGCTCTCCATGGAGGATACTGTGTACATGCCTGACCGTGATCCCGTCCCAGTCAACCGCACGCTTATACAGAAGGCAGGCTACCTCAATATCAGGAA TAAGACGGGCCTGGTGACAACCGCCTGGGACCGCCTTTACTTCTTTACCCAGGGAGGGAACCTCATGTGCCAGCCGCGAGGGGCTGTGGCAGGGGGTATGGTGCTGGACCTGGATAACACCTCCGTCATGGCCGTAGAGTGCGAGGACAGACGCTACTGTTTTCAGATCACCTCCCCCTCCGGTAAAAC GTCAATGATTTTACAAGCAGAGAGCAAAAAGGAATATGAGGAA TGGATTTGCACTTTGAACAACATTTCCCGACAGATCTACCTGACAGACAACCCTGAG GCAGTGGCCatcagactgaaccagacagCCATCCAGGCGGTCACGCCCATCACCAGctttgagaggagaggggagggctcGCCCAACCCAGATAG GGCTAAGCCAGGTGGGGTGCAGTCCTCTAGCAGTGCTCCAGAAGCAGAGGACCTTATAGTTCCAGGGACACCCATCCAGTTTGATATCATGCTGCCTGCCTCGGAGTTCCAGGACCAGAACAGGGTCGGAGGGAG GCGTACAAACCCATTCGGAGAAACAGATGACGACTGCTCCCCTGAAAGCGATG ACTCCCTGCTGCAGCAGGTGTTTGCGGTGCGGTTCCTGGGCTCCATGGCGGTGCGTTCGGGACAAACCCAGGAAGTGATCTATGAGGCCATGAGACAGGTGCTGGCGGCTCGAGCCATCCACAACATCTTCAGAACCACAGAGTCCCATCTCATGGTCACCAGCAGCTGTCTCAG GTTGATTGACCCCCGGACACAAGTCACAAGAATCAGT tTCCAGCTACAGGAGGTGACCCAGTTTGCGGCCCACCAGGAGAACGGCAGGCTGATGGGCTTCGTGGTTGAGGGGCGAGACTGGAGCGAGGGGACCGAAGAGGGAGAGCCCTCCTTTAGTGCGTTTGTCTTCGAGAGCAACACGGAGGGAGAGAAG ATATGTTACACGATAAGTTTGGGGAAGGATATTATAGAAGCAAAGAAG gacccgGAGGCTCTAGCTCAGCTGATGAAAAACATGCCTCTGACCAACGATGGCAAGTTCCTCCTGCTGGACAGTGAGACTGGTGACACGGCTAACGGAGGAGCACCGGATGAGGAGGAGTCTGAGGCCTAG